In Daphnia magna isolate NIES linkage group LG6, ASM2063170v1.1, whole genome shotgun sequence, the following are encoded in one genomic region:
- the LOC123473835 gene encoding uncharacterized protein LOC123473835 translates to MKSMVEWMKVHVFSVNNKAKIVEYMEKTFDFRDRESTFRFKCVSEILVEYPRFMDCDEGSLILRDFHQKYPDKHFSFKSRFLDRFSAPLRFLAKSGNKNVPKSSDDSRNSLILCLQLMPAVYNVKKASFDSKLDRLFHFVKENASISAIAKAKDVVHHKQPFLIVVGSLEHPLSFNLILDFIVIPLGSDCSRAFNVLFTSFFVFRLEFPHLDKFYLFFEQFVFQILLGESCYTINPSNQSFANMLDNIASKNLDQDRMLSCQG, encoded by the exons ATGAAATCAATG GTGGAATGGATGAAAGTTCATGTATTTTCAGTCAACAATAAAGCCAAAATTGTTGAATACATGGAAAAAACCTTTGACTTCCGCGATCGGGAGAGCACATTTCGATTTAAATGCGTATCTGAAATCCTTGTGGAGTACCCAAGGTTCATGGATTGTGATGAAGGATCTTTG ATTCTTCGTGACTTCCATCAAAAATATCCtgataaacatttttcattcaaaagCCGATTTTTGGATAGATTTTCTGCTCCTCTTCGGTTTTTGGCTAAAAGCGGAAACAAGAACGTTCCCAAGTCATCTGATG ATTCCAGGAATTCCCTCATTTTATGTTTGCAACTTATGCCAGCAGTGTATAACGTTAAAAAAGCATCTTTCGATTCCAAACTGGATCGCCTATTTCACTTTGTGAAG GAAAATGCATCGATTTCAGCGATCGCTAAGGCGAAGGATGTTGTCCATCATAAGCAGCCCTTCCTTATTGTTGTTGGATCCCTAGAGCACCCGTTGTCTTTTAACCTGATATTGGACTTTATTGTTATTCCCCTTGGCAGCGATTGCTCAAGGGCATTCAATGTCCTCTtcacctctttttttgtgtttagaTTGGAATTCCCACATCTAGAcaaattttatcttttttttgaaCAGTTTGTCTTCCAAATATTGTTAGGGGAAAGTTGTTACACAATTAACCCTTCAAATCAATCTTTTGCTAACATGCTAGACAACATTGCCTCAAAAAATTTGG accaagatcggatgctgagttgccaaggctga